The sequence ACCGGCGGACCCGTCCGCGGACGCCTCCGCCCCGTCCGAGCCGTCCGCCGGGCCGTCCGCGGGCAGCCCGTCGGCCGGGGCGTCGGCCCCCGCGGGCGACGGCCCCGCGCTGACGGTCCTCAACGCCACGACCACCTCCGGCCTGGCCACCGAGGCCGCCGAGGTGCTCGAGGAGGCCGGGTGGACGGTCGACGAGGTCGGCAACTACGGCGGCGAGGACGGCCCGAGCGCCGTGCTGTGGCCCGAGGACGACCCCGCCGCGGAGTCCGTCGCCGCGCTGGTCGCCGTCGACCTGGGCACCGGCGAGCCGGTCGCCTCCGACGACGTGGACACCGTCACGGTCGTCGTCGGCGAGGACTTCCGGCCCTGAGCCTGCCCCGCCCCGGTCGCAGCCCCCGCAGCCCCCGCAGCACCGCCCGCAGCACGAGCTGGAGCACCAGCCGCAGCCCCTCCCTCGGCGGCCTTGCCGGCGCGGCCCGGTAGCCGCCGTCGTCCAGGCCCGCCCCGACCTCGAACAGGTTGGCCGAGTGCGGGTCGCCCGTCCGCAGCACGGACCACAGGCTGGCCAGCCCGTACGCGGGCAGGAAGCCGGGCAGGCCGCCCCAGCGGGCCCACTGCGCCGCGTGGCGCGACTCGTGGTCGAACAGCTGCGGCTGGCTGTCCATGACGTCGACGCCCCGCCCGTCCGGGCGCCCCCGCCGCAGCAGGACGACGTCGCCGACGCAGACCGCCCCCGCGGCCGGCGCGGGGAACCGCCGGGGGTAGCCCGGCGCGAGCAGCAGGCCGTGCGGACCGGGACGCAGCGGCACCCCCGCCCGGCGCGCGAGCCACAGCCCGGCCAGGGTCGAGCCGTTGAGCAGGTTGAGGCGCCGGCGGCGCCCGACGTGGGCCCGCGGCGGGGGGGGACCACGGACCCGGCACCGCCACATGGTGCCCTTCCGGGGCCTGAGGCACTACGCTGGTCCGTGGTTGAGCACGACGGCCCCGCACGGGGTACGAGGAATGAAGCGCCGTACTGGAGCTGAAGACCGTTCGCGTGAGACCCGGTGCCCCGATCCCGGGACACCGACGACCCGGATACGTCCGGGGCCGCGCAGCGGCACCATCAGCAACAGGAGCAACATGGCTCAGGGCACTGTCAAGTGGTTCAACGCCGAGAAGGGCTTCGGCTTCATCACGGTTGACGGCGGCGGCGCCGACGTCTTCGTCCACTGGTCCGCGATCCAGGCGCAGGGCTACAAGTCCCTCGACGAGGGTCAGCGCGTGGAGTTCGAGGTCGGTACGGGCCAGAAGGGCCCGCAGGCCGAGGCGGTCCACCCGATCTGATCCGAGCTCTCGGTCTCTGACCGGGCGCACGGCCAGCACGGAGGAAGGCGGCACCCCTCGGGGTGCCGCCTTCCTGCATGTCCGGGCCCGAGCGGGAGGTCAGGCCTCGCCGACGAGGTCGGCCGGGTCCTTCTGCAGCGCGGTGACGATCGCCGCGCCGAAGGCCGGCAGGTCGCCGGGGTTCCGGCTGGTGATCAGGGGCCCGGCGCCGCTGGCGTCGACGACGACCTCCTCGTCGACCCACTCCGCCCCGGCGTTGACCAGGTCGGTGCGCAGGCTCGGCCACGACGTGAGGCGGCGGCCCTGGAGCTCGCCGGTCTCGGTGAGCACCCACGGCGCGTGGCAGACGGCGGCGACGGGTCGGCGGCTGCGCATGAACTCCCGCACGAACGCCACGGCGTCGGCGTCGGTGCGCAGGGCGTCGGGGTTGGCGACGCCGCCGGGGAGCACGAGCGCGTCGAACAAGGTGTGGTCGGCCTCGCGCACGACCTCGTCCACCGGGAACGTGTCCGCCTTGTCCAGGTGGTCGAACCCCTGCACCTCGCCGGCCTCGGTGCTCAGCAGCACGGGCGTGAACCCCGCGTCGAGGAGGGTCTGCCATGGCTGCGTGAGCTCGACCTGCTCGATCCCCTCGGTGGCGACGAGGAACGCGACGCGCCCGGTGCTCACAGCGACGCCCCCGTCGTGACGTCGGCGTCGTCGGCGGCCGGGGCCTGGAGGAGGTTGTCCTCCAGCCGGCCCATGCCGAGCACGAGGCCCAGCGCGGTGAGGGGGACGAGGAGGAGCAGGGCGATGAGCATGCGCGGGTCTCCGTGCTGTCGGGGTCTGGGGCGGCCGACCGTGCCACCGGGGGTCTCGTGCGTGGTCTGCGTACGTCGGTCTGGTCGCGCCGTCCTGGTGCGTCAGGCGCTGGAGCCGCGGTCGAGGGCGATGCCCACGACCCCGAGGAGCAGGACCCCGCCGCCCAGCCACAACAGCGAGGTCGCGACGCCGCCGAGCGCGAGCACGGCGACGGCGATGACGAGGGCGAGGACGACGAGCCAGGCGGGCATGCGCGTCCTCCCTGCGGACGTCGGTGCGGGGTCGCGGTCGCGGTACCCGGCCCCGGCCCCGGTCAAACGCAGCGCCGCGCCCCGCCGGGCGTCGCGCCCGCCGCGTCACCCGGACGCCGGGAGCGGGCGCGCGAGGGGTTTGCACTCTCGGTGCCCGAGTGCCAATAATGGCGTTGGCACTCTCATGCCGGGAGTGACAGACCACAGGGGCCCGCACGGGTCCTGGACCGGTCGTCGAGGTCAGGGGCAGGACGGGACGTGACCGTCCTCCGCTGGCCGTCCGTCGCGGGCGACGCACGGTCCGAACCACCCACCGTGTGCGGAGGGACATCCACCAGATGGCCAAGATCATCGCTTTCGACGAAGAGGCCCGGCGCGGGCTCGAGCGGGGCATGAACCAGCTCGCCGACGCCGTCAAGGTCACGCTCGGGCCCAAGGGCCGCAACGTCGTCCTGGAGAAGAAGTGGGGCGCCCCCACGATCACCAACGACGGCGTCTCCATCGCCAAGGAGATCGAGCTCGACGACCCGTACGAGAAGATCGGCGCCGAGCTCGTCAAGGAGGTCGCCAAGAAGACCGACGACGTCGCCGGCGACGGCACCACCACCGCGACCGTCCTCGCCCAGGCGCTCGTCCGCGAGGGCCTGCGCAACGTGGCGGCCGGCGCGAACCCCATGGCCCTCAAGCGCGGCATCGAGAAGGCCGTCCAGGCCGTCTCCGCCCGCCTGCTCGAGACCGCCAAGGACGTCGAGACCAAGGAGCAGATCGCCTCCACCGCCTCGATCTCCGCTGCTGACACCCAGATCGGCGAGATGATCGCCGAGGCCATGGACAAGGTCGGCAAGGAAGGCGTCATCACCGTCGAGGAGTCGCAGACCTTCGGCCTGGAGCTCGAGCTCACCGAGGGCATGCGCTTCGACAAGGGCTACATCAGCCCCTACTTCGCCACCGACACCGAGCGCATGGAGGCCGTCCTGGAGGACGCCTACGTGCTCGTCGTCAACTCGAAGATCTCCTCGGTCAAGGACCTGCTCCCGCTCCTGGAGAAGGTCATGCAGTCCGGCAAGCCGCTGATGGTCATCGCCGAGGACGTCGAGCAGGAGGCCCTCGCCACCCTGGTCGTCAACAAGATCCGCGGGACCTTCCGCTCCGCCGCCGTCAAGGCGCCGGGCTTCGGCGACCGCCGCAAGGCCATGCTGCAGGACATCGCCATCCTCACGGGCGGGCAGGTCATCTCCGAGGAGGTCGGCCTCAAGCTCGACACCGCGACGCTCGACCTGCTCGGTCGCGCCCGCAAGGTCGTCGTCACCAAGGACGAGACCACGATCGTCGAGGGTGCCGGCGACGCCGAGGCCATCGCGGGCCGGGTCAAGCAGATCCGTACCGAGATCGAGAACAGCGACTCCGACTACGACCGCGAGAAGCTCCAGGAGCGCCTCGCCAAGCTCGCCGGCGGCGTGGCCGTCATCAAGGCGGGCGCGGCCACCGAGGTCGAGCTCAAGGAGCGCAAGCACCGCATCGAGGACGCCGTCCGCAACGCCAAGGCGGCCGTCGAGGAGGGCATCGTCCCCGGCGGCGGTGTCGCCCTGGTCAACGCCCTGCCGTCCCTGGACGACCTCGGCCTCACCGGTGACGAGGCCACCGGCGCGAACATCGTCCGCGTCGCGCTCGAGGCCCCCCTCAAGCAGATCGCGATCAACGCCGGCCTCGAGGGCGGGGTCGTGGCCGAGAAGGTCAAGAACCTGCCCCTGGGCCAGGGCCTCAACGCGGCCACCGGCGAGTACGTCGACATGATGGCCACGGGCATCGTCGAGCCGGCCAAGGTGACGCGCTCCGCGCTGGAGAACGCCGCCAGCATCGCGGCGCTGTTCCTCACCACCGAGGCCGTCGTCGCCGACAAGCCCGAGAAGGTCACGGCCGGCGGCGGGGGCGACCCCACCGGCGGCATGGGCGGCATGGACTTCTGATCCACGCCCCCTGCACCACCTGGTAGACCAGCACGAGCCAGAGGCCCCCGGGACACCCCGGGGGCCTCTGTCGTGCGGGCGGTGCCCCGGGCGCGGTGTCCCACGCCGGGGCGCCACCGGGCGCCGCGGTGCCCGTCTGTGGTCGGATCGTCACATGAGCAGCCCCGACCCCCTGCACGGCCCCGTCGACCTCGACGACGTCGCCGAGCAGGCCCACCACCCGCACGGCGACGCCCACGACCCAGCCCACGACGCGTTCGAGAGCCGGGTCGACCCGGCCGTGGCCGAGGCCGTGCACTCGGTGCGCGACCGCTTCGGCGCCCACGGCCTGCGCGACCTCATCGCGCTCGCCGGGCACGAGCTGGACCTGGCCGAGCGTGCGCTGGCCTCGCTGCGCGAGGAGGTCGTCGACGCCCCGCCGAGCCCCGAGGACGTGGCGTTCGACGTGCCGCTGGCCTCGGACCCCGCAGACGACGGCGGGGGCGCCGGGTCCCGCTGAGAACCCGACGCCCCCGCGTCGACGAGCCGTCCCGGGTCGCCGGGGAGAGAACCTCCTCAGCGGGTCAGAAGTTCCACTCGTCGACGACGGCCTCGGCGACCGGGGCGCCGACCAGGCTGGCGTCGCCGGCGATCGCGGTCGACGCGGTGGCGTTGAGCTCCAGCGTGAGGCCGTCGAGCTCGAACAGCTCCAGGCGGCCGACGCCCCCGACGTAGGCGCTGACGGTGCCCGCCCCGGTGTCGATCCAGAAGTTGCGCAGCTCCAGCTGGCCGCCGGTCAGCGTGCTGATGGTGATGCCGCCGACGTGCCGGACGACGCCCGAGGTCGGCTGCCCGACGATGCCGAACTCCACCCCGCCGGCGTCGCCGGGGGTGACGGGGGCGTCGACGGACACCAGCAGCGACTGCAGCGTCGCGTTCGGGACGATCTCGGTGTTGCCCCTGCGGTTGGGTACGGCGCTCGCCGGTGCGGCGACGACGGCGGTGGCGACGGCCACGGCTCCCACGAGCGCGGCGGCGGCGGTGACGGTACGCATCATGTCGGTCTCCTCTGTCGGGGTCGGGCACCCGTCCGGGCGCCCGCCCCTGCTACCGCGGCGGGGCGGGCGCCGGATGCACCTCCTACGCTCCAGGACATGACTGCGCAGCCGACCCCGCCGCGGCCCGGGTGCCAGGTCGTCCTCGCCGAGGTGCGCGGCACCCCCGTGAGCGCCGCCGAGCTCGCCGCGCTGGTCGCCGGCCGGGACCGGGGAGCGGTCGTCACCTTCGACGGCGTCGTCCGCGACCACGACTCGCCCGGCCGCGGGCCGGTGACGCTCCTGGACTACGAGGGGCACCCGTCGGCGGGCCAGGTCATCGCCGACGTGGTGGCCGGCGTGGCCGCGGGGTCCCGCGCCGCGGCGGTCGCCGTGGTCCATCGCACCGGGCCGCTGGAGGTCGGGGAGTGCGCGCTGGCCGTCGCGGTCGCCGCCTCCCACCGTGGGGACGCCTTCGAGACCGCGGCCCGGCTCGTCGACGAGGTCAAGGAGCGGCTGCCGGTGTGGAAGCACCAGCACTTCGGCGACGGCAGCGACGAGTGGGTCGGCCTGGGCGGGCTGGACGCCTGAGCGGCTGGTGACGGGCGGTCGGGGTGGACCGGCTCGCGCTGCTGCCGCTCAGCCGCCGCTGAACGGGGGCAGGACGTCCAGCGTGCGGGCCTGCCCGAGCGGCTGCGCCGGCCTGGCGGCCACGCCGTCGAGCAGGTAGGAGCAGGCGGGCAGCACCCGGGCGACCCCCGGGTACGAGGCGACGAGCCCGTCGAGCACGTCCTGGACGCTCGCCGGACCGGCCGTGCCGGCCGCGCCGCCGTCGACCTCGCTGCCGACCTCGCCGCCGACCTGGCCGTCGACCGCGCTGCCGACCTGGATGTCGGCCTGTCGCGTGCCCGCGGCGGCGCGGGCGCCGGCGAACAGGCGGACCGTCACCGTCGGGCGGGTGGCCTCAGCCACCGATGGCGCTCATCGGCCGGTCGGGGCGGACGAAGGTGTCGTCGTCCGAGCCGTGCCCCGCCTTCTTGGCCCAGGCGTTGGCCCGCCAGGCGTCGGCCACCACGGCGTCGTCGGCCCCGGAGCGGAGCAGGCCCCGCAGGTCGGTCCCGCCGGCGGAGAACAGGCAGCTGCGGACCTGGCCGTCGGCGGTCAGGCGCATCCGGTCGCAGCCGCCGCAGAACGGGCGGGTGACCGAGGCGATGACCCCGACCGAGCCGATCCGGGTGCCGTCCTCGACGACGTGCCACCGCTCGGCGGGCGCGCTGCCGCGGTCCTCGGCCGGCTCGAGGACGAAGGCCGCCGTCAGCTGGGCGAGCACCTCGTCGGCGGTGACCATCGCGTCGCGGTCCCACGCGCCCTGGGCGTCCAGCGGCATGTGCTCGATGATCCGCAGCTCGACGCCCGTGGTGCAGGCCCAGCGCACCAGGTCGACGACCTCGTCCTCGTTGACCCCGCGGACGACCAGGGAGTTGACCTTGACCGGGCCGAGGCCGTGCGCGAGGGCCGCGTCGATGCCCGCGAGGACGTCGCGCAGCCGGTCGCGGTGGGTGATGGCGAGGTAGCGGTCCTGCCGGAGGCTGTCGAGGCTGATCGTCACCCGGTCCAGCCCCGCGGCGGCCAGCGCCGGCGCACGGCGGTCGAGCCCGACGCCGTTGGTCGTCAGGGCGGTGCGGACGCGGCGGCCGTCCGGCGTCAGCAGCGCCGACGTGCCGGCGACCAGGTCGGGCAGGTCCTTGCGCAGCAGCGGCTCGCCGCCGGTGAACCGGACCTCGTCGATGCCGAGGTCGCGGACGGCCAGGCGCACCAGGCGCAGCGTCTCCTCCGCGCTCAGCAGGTCGGCGCCGGGCAGCCACGGCAGCCCCTCGGGCGGCATGCAGTAGGAGCAGCGGAGGTTGCAGCGGTCGGTGAGGGAGACCCGCAGGTCGCGTGCCCGGCGGCCGAAGGTGTCGAGCAGGCCGGTCTCGCCGGCGGGGCGCGGCCGGGCCGCGCGTCCCGAGGGCACGGCGGGCATGCCCAGCCCGATGCTCGTCATCGGACCAGGGTAGGTCGGCCGGGCCCGCGCCGTCGCCCGGGCCCCGGTCGTCATTCGGGTGGGACCGCTCCCACGGGTAGGCTCGCCCGCATGGTCCAGCTGCCGACGACGTTCACGTGGGGCGCTGCCACCGCCTCGTTCCAGATCGAGGGCGACCGCGCCGGTCGTGGGGAGACCGTGTGGGACGCGTTCTGCCGCGTCCCGGGGGCGGTGTCGGACGGGACAGACGGCGACGTCACGTGCGACCACGTGCACCGCTACGCCGAGGACGTGCGGATCCTGTCCGACCTCGGCGTGGACGCCTACCGCTTCTCCGTGGCGTGGGCGCGGGTGCAGCCGACCGGGCGGGGCGACTTCTCCGCCGACGGCCTCGGCTTCTACGACCGGCTGGTCGACGAGCTGCTCGGCGCCGGCATCGAGCCCTGGCTCACGCTGTACCACTGGGACCTCCCGCTGGAGCTGCAGCACCTGGGTGGCTGGGCCTCCCGCCGCACCGTCGACGCCTACGTCGAGTACGCCCTGGGCGTGCAGGACGCGCTCGGCGACCGGGTCAAGCG is a genomic window of Aquipuribacter hungaricus containing:
- the groL gene encoding chaperonin GroEL (60 kDa chaperone family; promotes refolding of misfolded polypeptides especially under stressful conditions; forms two stacked rings of heptamers to form a barrel-shaped 14mer; ends can be capped by GroES; misfolded proteins enter the barrel where they are refolded when GroES binds); amino-acid sequence: MAKIIAFDEEARRGLERGMNQLADAVKVTLGPKGRNVVLEKKWGAPTITNDGVSIAKEIELDDPYEKIGAELVKEVAKKTDDVAGDGTTTATVLAQALVREGLRNVAAGANPMALKRGIEKAVQAVSARLLETAKDVETKEQIASTASISAADTQIGEMIAEAMDKVGKEGVITVEESQTFGLELELTEGMRFDKGYISPYFATDTERMEAVLEDAYVLVVNSKISSVKDLLPLLEKVMQSGKPLMVIAEDVEQEALATLVVNKIRGTFRSAAVKAPGFGDRRKAMLQDIAILTGGQVISEEVGLKLDTATLDLLGRARKVVVTKDETTIVEGAGDAEAIAGRVKQIRTEIENSDSDYDREKLQERLAKLAGGVAVIKAGAATEVELKERKHRIEDAVRNAKAAVEEGIVPGGGVALVNALPSLDDLGLTGDEATGANIVRVALEAPLKQIAINAGLEGGVVAEKVKNLPLGQGLNAATGEYVDMMATGIVEPAKVTRSALENAASIAALFLTTEAVVADKPEKVTAGGGGDPTGGMGGMDF
- the moaA gene encoding GTP 3',8-cyclase MoaA — encoded protein: MTSIGLGMPAVPSGRAARPRPAGETGLLDTFGRRARDLRVSLTDRCNLRCSYCMPPEGLPWLPGADLLSAEETLRLVRLAVRDLGIDEVRFTGGEPLLRKDLPDLVAGTSALLTPDGRRVRTALTTNGVGLDRRAPALAAAGLDRVTISLDSLRQDRYLAITHRDRLRDVLAGIDAALAHGLGPVKVNSLVVRGVNEDEVVDLVRWACTTGVELRIIEHMPLDAQGAWDRDAMVTADEVLAQLTAAFVLEPAEDRGSAPAERWHVVEDGTRIGSVGVIASVTRPFCGGCDRMRLTADGQVRSCLFSAGGTDLRGLLRSGADDAVVADAWRANAWAKKAGHGSDDDTFVRPDRPMSAIGG
- a CDS encoding LytR C-terminal domain-containing protein yields the protein PADPSADASAPSEPSAGPSAGSPSAGASAPAGDGPALTVLNATTTSGLATEAAEVLEEAGWTVDEVGNYGGEDGPSAVLWPEDDPAAESVAALVAVDLGTGEPVASDDVDTVTVVVGEDFRP
- a CDS encoding DJ-1/PfpI/YhbO family deglycase/protease, with amino-acid sequence MSTGRVAFLVATEGIEQVELTQPWQTLLDAGFTPVLLSTEAGEVQGFDHLDKADTFPVDEVVREADHTLFDALVLPGGVANPDALRTDADAVAFVREFMRSRRPVAAVCHAPWVLTETGELQGRRLTSWPSLRTDLVNAGAEWVDEEVVVDASGAGPLITSRNPGDLPAFGAAIVTALQKDPADLVGEA
- a CDS encoding molybdenum cofactor biosynthesis protein MoaE, with protein sequence MTAQPTPPRPGCQVVLAEVRGTPVSAAELAALVAGRDRGAVVTFDGVVRDHDSPGRGPVTLLDYEGHPSAGQVIADVVAGVAAGSRAAAVAVVHRTGPLEVGECALAVAVAASHRGDAFETAARLVDEVKERLPVWKHQHFGDGSDEWVGLGGLDA
- a CDS encoding cold-shock protein produces the protein MAQGTVKWFNAEKGFGFITVDGGGADVFVHWSAIQAQGYKSLDEGQRVEFEVGTGQKGPQAEAVHPI